The sequence TAGCCTTCTCTTCTAGAACGGATTGGCGCTAAAAACTCTTGCAAAATCTGATTTAAGTATTTTTTAATGAACACATCCCCCAAACCACCATGCTGGTATTGCTCTTTTAGTTCCTCTACCTTGACTGTATCTGTAGCAAACACATCTAAATAAGTAAACACAACGTTGCCCTCAATTTTTCCAGGATCCTCTACGTGGATGTGATTGGGATCGGTATACATACTCATGACCTTACGCTCGATTTCTTCTTCAGTATCAGCTAAATAAATGCCATTATTCAAAGACTTACTCATTTTTCCTTTCCCATCTATCCCTACCAATCTACGCGCATTTGCTTTTGGAAGAATGATTTCTGGCTCAACTAAGACAGCTTGCCGGTAAAGATGATGAAACTCACGGACAATTTCTCGAGTTTGCTCAAGCATTGGAAGTTGGTCTTCTCCAACAGGCACATGTGTTGCTCTAAATGCTGTAATATCAGCAGCTTGACTAATCGGGTAGACAAAGAAGCCTGTTGGGACACTTTGTCCAAAGGATTTTTCTTGAATTTCATGCTTAACGGTTGGGTTTCTGCCTACTCTTGAGACTGAAACCAAATTCATATAGTACATGGTTATCTCTGCTAGTTCTGGTATCTGTGATTGAATAAAAATAGTGGACTTCTTAGGATCAATTCCTACTGCCAAATAATCCAGTGCCACTTCGAACACGTTTTGTGAAACTTTTTCTGGTGTCGCCGCATGATCGGTCAATGCCTGTTGATCGGCAATCATAATATAAGATTCCGTTTGCTCTGTTTGTTGTAGAATAAGCCGATTTTTTAACGAGCCAACATAGTGGCCTAAGTGTAATTTTCCAGTTGGACGGTCTCCTGTTACAACTACTTTTTTCATGTTCTTAGCACCTTCAATTCTTTAGCTACAGAG is a genomic window of Vagococcus entomophilus containing:
- the trpS gene encoding tryptophan--tRNA ligase — its product is MKKVVVTGDRPTGKLHLGHYVGSLKNRLILQQTEQTESYIMIADQQALTDHAATPEKVSQNVFEVALDYLAVGIDPKKSTIFIQSQIPELAEITMYYMNLVSVSRVGRNPTVKHEIQEKSFGQSVPTGFFVYPISQAADITAFRATHVPVGEDQLPMLEQTREIVREFHHLYRQAVLVEPEIILPKANARRLVGIDGKGKMSKSLNNGIYLADTEEEIERKVMSMYTDPNHIHVEDPGKIEGNVVFTYLDVFATDTVKVEELKEQYQHGGLGDVFIKKYLNQILQEFLAPIRSRREGYARNPDQVMQMLREGSEKARIPAKQTLSDVKKAMGIQYFD